One segment of Humidesulfovibrio mexicanus DNA contains the following:
- a CDS encoding methyl-accepting chemotaxis protein: MMPRSIKTRLVLGLVSVIAIILAGIMVIVAFSFSSQSREAFLRAAKGEMSQLDYAITLFLDESMKNADMLAKAPAMQQLGEVTTNHLSTTEKSSAKVAEGDAAGRRIVDFFAAVQASHPAYVEVFLGNERGSFVSSLESSAMPAGYDPRKRPWYSEAKPVVDKATLSKAYMSTTGEAVTSAARTVLRNGTVVGVVGIDISLKNLTELVKSVKLGESGYVALVQDDGVVLADPRHDAFNFKKVGEIESKHLDALFKMEAGSQEFEIDGKKYLGIVYTSPKTKWKLMGFMELSEINAPVKSTLYLLGFVGIVSLAVMALAIWLVSNNFILKPLSAVSSFVAGIAKGVYDHRIGHQRQDEIGAIYDALNTTAGVLEQNIKDIQAKTLEAEEKARAAELAKADADEARRNAEHAKSEGMLAAAGKLEAIVGIVSSASSQLSAQIGESSRGAERQAMRITETATAMEEMNATVLEVAKNAGQAAETSDGARKKAQSGAEVVHKVMSGMSDVQQQTAKLKVDMGTLGKQAEDIGRIMTVITDIADQTNLLALNAAIEAARAGDAGRGFAVVADEVRKLAEKTMTATKEVGEAISAIQHGTRSNVEGVDKSVHLITEATTLADQSGKALQEIVHLVDAASDQVRSIATASEEQSAASEEISHSIEQVSSIANETSQAMGEAAKAVEELARQAQILNSLIVQLREEAGQVA; this comes from the coding sequence ATGATGCCACGCTCCATCAAGACCCGGCTCGTCCTGGGACTCGTCTCTGTTATCGCGATCATTCTCGCGGGGATTATGGTCATCGTGGCGTTCAGCTTCAGCAGCCAGTCACGGGAAGCCTTCCTGCGGGCGGCCAAGGGCGAGATGTCCCAGCTGGACTACGCCATCACGCTGTTTTTGGACGAAAGCATGAAGAACGCCGACATGCTGGCCAAAGCGCCTGCCATGCAGCAATTGGGCGAGGTGACCACCAACCACCTGTCCACCACGGAGAAGAGCAGCGCCAAGGTGGCCGAGGGAGACGCGGCCGGACGCAGGATCGTGGACTTCTTCGCCGCCGTGCAGGCGTCGCACCCGGCCTACGTGGAGGTGTTTCTGGGCAACGAGCGCGGCAGCTTCGTCAGTTCGCTGGAATCGTCCGCAATGCCTGCCGGGTACGACCCACGCAAGCGGCCCTGGTACTCCGAGGCGAAGCCCGTTGTGGACAAGGCCACCCTTTCCAAGGCCTACATGTCCACCACAGGCGAGGCCGTGACCAGCGCAGCGCGCACCGTGCTCCGCAACGGGACCGTTGTCGGCGTGGTGGGCATCGACATTTCCCTCAAGAATCTTACCGAACTGGTCAAATCAGTGAAACTGGGCGAGTCCGGCTATGTGGCGCTGGTGCAGGACGACGGCGTGGTCCTGGCCGATCCGCGGCACGATGCCTTCAACTTCAAGAAGGTTGGGGAGATCGAGTCCAAGCACCTGGACGCGCTGTTCAAGATGGAGGCCGGGAGCCAGGAGTTCGAGATCGACGGGAAGAAGTATCTGGGCATCGTGTACACTTCGCCCAAGACCAAGTGGAAGCTCATGGGCTTCATGGAGCTTTCCGAAATCAACGCCCCGGTCAAGAGCACCCTTTATCTTCTCGGCTTTGTGGGCATCGTCAGCCTTGCCGTCATGGCCCTGGCCATTTGGCTGGTGAGCAACAACTTCATCCTCAAGCCGCTTTCCGCCGTGTCCAGCTTTGTGGCGGGCATCGCCAAGGGCGTGTACGACCACCGCATCGGCCACCAGCGCCAGGACGAGATCGGCGCCATTTACGATGCCCTCAACACCACCGCGGGCGTGCTTGAACAGAACATCAAGGACATTCAGGCCAAGACCCTGGAGGCGGAGGAAAAGGCCCGCGCCGCCGAACTGGCCAAGGCCGACGCCGATGAAGCCAGGCGCAACGCCGAGCACGCCAAGAGCGAGGGAATGCTTGCCGCGGCGGGCAAGCTGGAGGCCATCGTGGGCATCGTGTCCTCGGCGTCCTCGCAGCTTTCCGCACAGATCGGCGAATCCAGCCGCGGGGCGGAGCGCCAGGCCATGCGCATCACCGAAACCGCCACCGCCATGGAGGAGATGAACGCCACCGTCCTTGAGGTGGCCAAGAACGCCGGGCAGGCGGCCGAGACCTCCGACGGCGCGCGCAAGAAGGCGCAAAGTGGCGCGGAGGTCGTGCACAAGGTCATGAGCGGCATGAGCGACGTGCAGCAGCAAACCGCCAAGCTCAAGGTCGACATGGGCACCCTTGGCAAACAGGCCGAGGACATTGGGCGCATCATGACCGTCATCACCGACATTGCCGACCAGACCAACCTGCTGGCGCTCAATGCCGCCATTGAGGCCGCGCGCGCGGGCGACGCCGGGCGCGGCTTCGCCGTGGTGGCCGACGAGGTGCGCAAGCTGGCGGAGAAGACCATGACCGCCACCAAGGAAGTGGGCGAGGCCATCAGCGCCATTCAGCACGGCACGCGTTCCAACGTGGAGGGCGTGGACAAGAGCGTGCACCTCATTACCGAAGCCACCACCCTGGCCGACCAGTCCGGAAAGGCCCTGCAGGAGATCGTCCACCTGGTCGACGCCGCCTCGGACCAGGTGCGCTCCATCGCCACCGCCAGCGAGGAACAGTCCGCCGCCAGCGAGGAGATCAGCCACTCCATCGAGCAGGTGAGCTCCATCGCCAACGAGACCTCACAGGCCATGGGCGAGGCGGCCAAGGCCGTGGAGGAGCTGGCGCGCCAGGCCCAGATCCTCAATTCGCTCATTGTCCAGCTGCGCGAGGAGGCCGGACAGGTCGCCTAA
- a CDS encoding YkgJ family cysteine cluster protein has product MKKNAKHPVLKRLRDLYARMDQAYDASAKAIGLSCDGCTDSCCETLFRHHTYAEWMVLWEGFAALPEDRRQDMLAQAETYVRIHQNALPGTRPRVPCPASEQRDGGLVCGIYAHRPMVCRLHGVPNVLHKPGGETAAFPGCDRAQQRAKTCPPALLDRTPLLSELARLEMDLLGQGGMSRHPRVNLTIAEMLLMGPPKIKR; this is encoded by the coding sequence ATGAAGAAAAACGCCAAGCATCCGGTGTTGAAGCGCCTGCGCGACCTGTACGCGCGCATGGACCAGGCCTACGACGCATCGGCCAAGGCCATTGGTCTTTCCTGCGACGGCTGCACGGACAGCTGCTGCGAAACGCTCTTCCGCCACCACACCTATGCGGAATGGATGGTCCTTTGGGAGGGCTTCGCCGCCCTGCCGGAGGACCGGCGCCAGGACATGCTGGCCCAGGCGGAAACCTACGTGCGCATCCACCAGAACGCCCTGCCCGGCACACGGCCCCGCGTGCCCTGCCCGGCCAGCGAGCAGCGGGACGGCGGGCTCGTTTGCGGCATCTATGCCCATAGGCCCATGGTCTGCCGCCTGCACGGCGTGCCCAACGTGCTGCACAAGCCCGGCGGCGAGACCGCAGCCTTCCCCGGTTGCGACCGCGCCCAGCAGCGTGCCAAGACCTGCCCGCCAGCCCTGCTGGACCGCACGCCGCTGCTCTCGGAACTGGCCCGGCTGGAAATGGACCTGCTCGGGCAGGGGGGCATGTCGCGGCACCCGCGCGTCAACCTGACCATCGCCGAAATGCTGCTCATGGGGCCGCCAAAAATCAAGCGCTGA
- a CDS encoding STAS domain-containing protein: protein MEFTEVKEGAFLVLAVSGRMDTLTAPQFEARCQTCLEAGSTRLVVDLGGLEYISSAGLRSILAAAKKLKAAGGDLAFCSLSGIVAEVFAVSGFNKLLPVFADRAQALARA, encoded by the coding sequence ATGGAGTTCACCGAAGTCAAGGAAGGGGCTTTTCTGGTTCTGGCCGTGTCCGGCCGCATGGACACCCTCACCGCTCCGCAGTTCGAGGCCCGCTGCCAAACCTGCCTTGAGGCGGGAAGCACGCGCTTGGTGGTGGATTTGGGCGGGCTGGAATACATCAGCAGCGCGGGTCTGCGCAGCATCCTGGCCGCGGCCAAGAAGCTCAAGGCCGCCGGGGGCGATCTGGCCTTTTGCTCCCTTTCCGGCATCGTGGCCGAGGTGTTCGCCGTGTCCGGATTCAACAAGCTTCTGCCGGTCTTCGCCGACAGGGCCCAGGCCCTGGCCAGAGCATAG
- a CDS encoding FeoA family protein has protein sequence MDSCTTLRRARVNQRLRICSVGAEGELGRRIRDMGIIPGAEVTVVGKAPLKDPVALRLRDFTLTLRNSEADHILVEAAE, from the coding sequence ATGGATTCGTGCACAACCCTGCGCCGCGCGCGGGTGAATCAGAGACTCCGCATCTGCTCCGTGGGAGCTGAGGGGGAACTTGGCCGCAGGATTCGCGACATGGGCATCATCCCCGGCGCGGAAGTGACCGTGGTGGGCAAGGCTCCGCTGAAGGACCCCGTGGCCCTGCGCCTTCGCGACTTCACCCTGACCCTGCGCAACAGCGAGGCCGACCACATCCTGGTGGAAGCGGCGGAGTAG
- a CDS encoding ATP-binding protein encodes MRRLRLPAQEESLPIFRQLALDEATRAGLDPAAMQRVELVLEEALVNVIRHAYTPDAPEPLAELACGVDEGGVFRLRLTDWGAPFDPVASAGAGPGASFPGAEAGQPGEHDLHAQLESNLGADLEHRLPGGMGLFLILTMSHPAYARQGDANVLTLSFPPESGGSKA; translated from the coding sequence GTGCGGCGTTTGCGCCTGCCCGCCCAGGAGGAGAGCCTCCCCATCTTTCGCCAGCTGGCGCTGGACGAAGCCACGCGCGCGGGGCTTGACCCGGCCGCCATGCAGCGGGTGGAGCTGGTGCTGGAGGAGGCGCTGGTGAACGTCATCCGCCATGCCTACACGCCGGATGCGCCGGAGCCCCTGGCCGAACTGGCCTGTGGCGTGGACGAAGGCGGCGTGTTCCGGTTGCGGCTCACGGATTGGGGCGCGCCCTTCGATCCCGTGGCGTCGGCGGGCGCAGGTCCTGGCGCTTCTTTTCCCGGCGCGGAAGCCGGGCAGCCTGGGGAGCACGATCTGCACGCGCAGCTGGAGTCCAACCTGGGGGCCGACCTGGAACACCGCCTGCCCGGCGGCATGGGCCTGTTCCTCATCCTCACCATGAGTCATCCCGCCTATGCGCGCCAGGGCGATGCCAACGTGCTCACCCTGAGCTTCCCCCCGGAATCGGGCGGTTCCAAGGCCTGA
- a CDS encoding IscA/HesB family protein, with amino-acid sequence MVELTDSAKAQLDGYFADKEKSPIRVFLASGGUSGPRLSLALDEPRENDDTYDVQGYSFIVERALGEQTGAIRIDMTQYGFTVDSENPMGGGGCGSSCGSGGCGSGDSGSCSC; translated from the coding sequence ATGGTTGAACTGACCGATTCCGCGAAGGCCCAGCTGGATGGGTACTTTGCGGACAAGGAGAAATCCCCGATCAGGGTGTTCCTGGCAAGCGGGGGTTGAAGCGGCCCGAGGCTGTCGCTGGCTCTGGATGAGCCGCGTGAGAACGACGACACCTATGACGTGCAGGGGTACAGCTTCATTGTGGAGCGTGCCCTGGGCGAACAGACCGGAGCCATCCGCATCGACATGACCCAGTACGGGTTCACTGTCGACTCCGAGAACCCCATGGGGGGAGGAGGATGCGGATCAAGCTGCGGTTCCGGCGGTTGCGGTTCCGGGGATTCCGGAAGCTGTTCCTGCTAG
- the pyrR gene encoding bifunctional pyr operon transcriptional regulator/uracil phosphoribosyltransferase PyrR, which produces MSEARTILTAKEMARTLERLASEVIERRGEGGPLVLVGIQRRGVDLARRLKQLLDARLPAPVVLGQLDINLYRDDWSSLGIAPAISHTEIPAAIEGASVILVDDVLYSGRTTRAALEAILDFGRPRRVELLVLIDRGHRELPIQADYVGKRVNTSAAERVDVLVAERDEQDKVLLRPKAAA; this is translated from the coding sequence ATGAGCGAAGCCCGCACCATCCTGACCGCCAAGGAAATGGCCCGCACCCTGGAACGCTTGGCGTCCGAGGTCATCGAACGCCGCGGGGAGGGAGGTCCGCTCGTGCTGGTGGGCATCCAACGCCGCGGGGTGGATCTGGCCCGCAGGCTCAAGCAGCTGCTCGACGCCCGCCTGCCCGCTCCCGTGGTGCTGGGCCAGCTCGACATCAACCTCTACCGCGACGACTGGAGCAGCCTGGGCATAGCCCCGGCCATCAGCCACACGGAGATACCGGCCGCCATCGAGGGCGCAAGCGTCATCCTGGTGGACGACGTGCTCTATTCCGGCCGCACCACCCGCGCCGCGCTGGAGGCCATCCTCGATTTCGGCCGCCCCCGCCGGGTGGAGCTGCTGGTGCTCATCGACCGCGGGCACCGCGAACTGCCCATCCAGGCCGACTACGTGGGCAAACGCGTGAACACCTCGGCCGCCGAGCGCGTGGATGTGCTGGTGGCCGAACGCGACGAGCAGGACAAGGTGCTCCTGCGGCCCAAGGCCGCCGCCTGA
- a CDS encoding FeoB-associated Cys-rich membrane protein: MWQDILVYVIVGVAAAMVLWRFSRKFTGKSQGCDGGCSGCASCPSAGAQGQKDKNGLKMSNRPGGGCCG; the protein is encoded by the coding sequence ATGTGGCAAGACATACTGGTCTACGTCATCGTCGGCGTGGCAGCAGCAATGGTCCTCTGGCGCTTTTCCAGAAAGTTCACCGGCAAGTCCCAGGGATGCGATGGCGGCTGCTCCGGCTGTGCGAGCTGCCCAAGCGCGGGAGCGCAGGGCCAAAAGGACAAGAACGGGCTGAAAATGTCCAATCGCCCCGGTGGGGGCTGCTGCGGGTGA
- the feoB gene encoding ferrous iron transport protein B: protein MPRITIGLAGNPNCGKTTLFNALTGSHQHVGNWPGVTVEKKMGHALLGDAKLDIVDLPGTYSITAFSEEERAARSFLIEDRPAAVIDVLNADALERNLYLAVQIMELGVPLVLALNMMDEVRQSGKDIDTALLTKLTGCPAVETVARQGKGRQELLEAAYRLAETRAGRLEPLRISYGPDLDPVLEEMERLVEAAGIMAGKAPPRWVGIKYLEGDPGVRRRGREADPQAADKLEALTSKVAAHLKKTLVTTPDAIIADYRYGYITGITRRVVRYPSLDQERIRVSDRMDQVLTHRLAGPLVMALVIYLLYTLTFAVGELPMTWVQDAFAWLGDMVKDSMGEGLLRSLIVDGAIAGVGGVLGFVPLIMIMFFLLSALEDTGYVARMAYMLDRVFRVFGLHGASVLPFIVSGGIAGGCAVPGVMATRALRSPKEKLATLLTAPFMTCGAKVPVFLMLAAAFFPGSEALVMSAVTLAAWASALLVAKLLRSTVIKGESTPFVMELPPYRTPTLRGLCIHTWERSWEYMRKAGTIILAISVLIWAAMTFPSLPEEQARSFDERAQAIDTQLSAQEETGEDPPPAFEEALRQLEAERSEATLRASFAGRAGVALENVTSAAGFNWRVNIALLGGFAAKEVIVSTLGTAYALGEVDAEESAPLSEMLARDKSFPRAAGVALIAFVILYAPCSVTIVAMAKEAGARWALFALVFNTLLAYAAAVLIFQAWSLLA from the coding sequence GTGCCGCGCATCACCATCGGCCTGGCGGGCAACCCCAACTGCGGCAAGACCACGCTCTTCAACGCCCTCACGGGTTCGCACCAGCACGTGGGCAACTGGCCCGGCGTAACGGTCGAAAAGAAGATGGGGCACGCCCTGCTTGGCGACGCGAAGCTCGACATCGTCGACCTGCCGGGAACCTATTCCATCACGGCGTTTTCCGAGGAGGAGCGCGCCGCGCGCAGCTTCCTCATCGAGGACCGCCCCGCCGCCGTCATTGATGTGCTGAACGCGGACGCCCTTGAGCGCAACCTGTACCTCGCCGTGCAGATCATGGAGCTGGGCGTGCCGCTGGTGCTGGCCCTGAACATGATGGACGAGGTGCGCCAAAGCGGCAAGGACATCGACACCGCGCTGCTCACAAAGCTTACCGGCTGCCCGGCGGTGGAGACCGTGGCCCGGCAGGGCAAGGGACGGCAGGAGCTGTTGGAAGCGGCCTACCGCCTTGCCGAAACCCGGGCCGGACGGCTGGAGCCGCTGCGCATTTCCTACGGCCCGGACCTGGATCCGGTCCTGGAAGAAATGGAGCGGCTAGTGGAGGCGGCGGGCATCATGGCGGGCAAGGCCCCGCCACGCTGGGTGGGCATCAAGTACCTGGAAGGCGACCCCGGCGTGCGCCGCCGCGGCCGCGAAGCCGACCCGCAAGCGGCCGACAAGCTGGAAGCCCTCACCTCCAAGGTTGCGGCGCACCTGAAAAAAACACTGGTCACCACGCCGGACGCCATCATCGCCGACTACCGGTACGGCTACATCACAGGCATAACCCGCAGGGTGGTGCGCTACCCGTCGCTGGACCAGGAGCGCATCCGCGTCTCCGACCGCATGGACCAGGTGCTCACCCATCGCCTGGCCGGACCGCTGGTCATGGCTCTTGTCATCTACCTGCTCTACACCCTCACCTTCGCCGTGGGCGAGCTGCCCATGACCTGGGTGCAGGACGCCTTCGCCTGGCTGGGAGATATGGTCAAGGACTCCATGGGCGAAGGACTGCTGCGCTCGCTCATCGTGGACGGCGCCATTGCGGGCGTCGGCGGGGTGCTGGGCTTCGTCCCGCTGATCATGATCATGTTCTTCCTGCTCTCCGCGCTGGAGGACACGGGCTACGTGGCGCGCATGGCCTACATGCTGGACCGCGTGTTCCGCGTGTTCGGGCTGCACGGCGCAAGCGTGCTGCCCTTCATCGTCTCCGGAGGCATAGCGGGCGGCTGCGCCGTGCCCGGCGTCATGGCCACCCGCGCGCTGCGCAGCCCCAAGGAAAAGCTGGCCACCCTGCTCACCGCGCCCTTCATGACCTGCGGCGCAAAGGTCCCGGTTTTTCTCATGCTGGCGGCGGCCTTTTTCCCCGGCAGCGAGGCGCTCGTCATGAGCGCCGTGACCCTGGCCGCCTGGGCATCCGCCCTGCTGGTGGCCAAGCTGCTCCGCTCCACGGTCATCAAGGGGGAAAGCACCCCCTTCGTCATGGAGCTGCCACCCTACAGAACGCCCACCCTGCGCGGCCTGTGCATCCACACCTGGGAACGCAGCTGGGAATACATGCGCAAGGCGGGGACCATCATCCTGGCCATTTCCGTGCTCATATGGGCGGCCATGACCTTCCCCTCCCTGCCCGAAGAGCAGGCCCGAAGCTTTGACGAACGGGCCCAGGCCATCGACACGCAGCTGTCCGCCCAGGAGGAGACCGGCGAAGATCCGCCCCCGGCCTTCGAAGAGGCCCTGCGCCAGCTGGAGGCGGAACGCTCCGAGGCGACGCTCCGGGCGTCTTTTGCCGGACGGGCGGGCGTGGCCCTGGAGAACGTCACCTCCGCGGCAGGCTTCAACTGGCGGGTGAACATCGCGCTTCTGGGCGGGTTCGCCGCCAAGGAAGTCATCGTGTCCACCCTGGGCACGGCCTACGCCCTGGGCGAAGTGGACGCCGAGGAATCCGCCCCGCTCTCGGAAATGCTCGCGCGGGACAAAAGCTTTCCGCGAGCGGCGGGCGTGGCGCTCATCGCCTTCGTCATCCTCTACGCGCCCTGCTCGGTGACCATCGTGGCCATGGCCAAGGAGGCCGGAGCCCGCTGGGCCCTGTTCGCTCTGGTATTCAACACCCTGCTGGCCTACGCCGCGGCAGTGCTCATTTTCCAGGCCTGGAGCCTGCTGGCCTAG
- the thrB gene encoding homoserine kinase yields MNAEASSAPLPRLWPQGAISLIGMAGAGKSTLGRLLADRLGWAHVDTDRLIESFYGLPLQDLLDGLGLEAFLKAENTLVSMLNVRRAVISTGGSVVYGRQAMERLSLLGPVVHLDISLESFLKRVGDGGNRGLAIAPGRTREDLYHERQPLYVAAADFTVSTDAGDQHHSLERLYEWLAADKTEPKG; encoded by the coding sequence ATGAACGCAGAAGCCTCGTCCGCGCCCTTGCCCCGCCTGTGGCCCCAGGGAGCCATCAGCCTCATCGGCATGGCCGGGGCGGGCAAAAGCACCCTTGGCCGCCTGCTGGCCGACCGCCTGGGCTGGGCGCACGTGGACACTGACCGGCTCATCGAATCCTTCTACGGCCTGCCCCTGCAAGACCTGCTGGACGGCCTGGGCCTGGAGGCCTTTCTCAAGGCCGAGAACACGCTGGTTTCCATGCTCAACGTGCGCAGGGCCGTCATCTCCACCGGGGGCAGCGTGGTCTACGGGCGCCAGGCCATGGAACGCCTCAGCCTGCTCGGTCCGGTCGTGCACCTGGACATCAGCCTGGAAAGCTTCTTGAAGCGCGTGGGCGATGGCGGCAACCGGGGCCTGGCCATCGCCCCCGGCCGCACCCGCGAAGACCTCTACCACGAACGCCAGCCACTCTATGTCGCAGCGGCAGACTTCACCGTCAGCACCGATGCGGGCGACCAGCACCACAGCCTGGAGCGGCTGTACGAGTGGCTCGCCGCCGACAAAACGGAACCCAAGGGATGA
- a CDS encoding PUP1 family protein, whose protein sequence is MGKQAKRVRREEAVQKPHDEDAHLTPEDRRFASTLNYLARGIVIGGSLAVMIGWLLPEANMGRMLGLGLLCGCLAGITMKNINDRKRGR, encoded by the coding sequence ATGGGCAAACAGGCCAAACGCGTTCGGCGCGAGGAGGCGGTCCAGAAACCGCATGACGAGGACGCCCACCTGACCCCGGAGGACAGGCGCTTCGCCAGCACGCTCAACTATCTCGCCCGGGGCATCGTCATCGGCGGCTCGCTGGCGGTCATGATCGGCTGGCTGCTGCCGGAGGCCAACATGGGCAGGATGCTCGGCCTGGGGCTTTTGTGCGGCTGCCTGGCCGGCATCACCATGAAGAACATCAATGACAGGAAGAGGGGCAGGTAG
- a CDS encoding Rid family detoxifying hydrolase: MPLDLNAVHTENAPAAIGPYSQAITCGGLAYLSGQLGIAPATGVIPDDFSEQARQALTNLQTIVEAAGARMDAVVSVDVFLTDMAKFAEFNQIYAEFFPRHKPARAAIGVAALPREAQVEVRCIAALA, from the coding sequence ATGCCCCTTGACCTGAACGCCGTGCATACCGAAAACGCCCCTGCCGCCATCGGCCCGTACAGCCAAGCCATCACCTGCGGCGGCCTCGCCTACTTGAGCGGCCAGCTCGGCATCGCCCCCGCCACGGGCGTCATCCCCGACGATTTTTCCGAGCAGGCGCGCCAGGCGTTGACCAATCTGCAGACCATCGTCGAAGCCGCAGGCGCTCGCATGGACGCCGTCGTCAGCGTGGACGTGTTCCTCACCGATATGGCCAAGTTTGCGGAATTCAACCAGATCTACGCAGAGTTCTTCCCGCGGCACAAGCCTGCCCGCGCCGCCATAGGCGTGGCCGCCCTGCCCCGGGAGGCGCAGGTGGAGGTTCGCTGCATCGCGGCCCTGGCCTAG
- a CDS encoding IscA/HesB family protein yields MITLSDAAKAQLDNYFADKEKSAVRIFVGGSCCGPKLSLALDEAREGDEVVETGGFTLLAEKSLLAVSGAISIDMTEYGFSVESEIPLEGGSCGSGSCGSSGCGSGGCGC; encoded by the coding sequence ATGATTACGTTGAGCGACGCCGCCAAAGCGCAGTTGGACAACTACTTCGCGGACAAGGAGAAGTCCGCCGTCCGCATCTTTGTGGGCGGCAGCTGCTGTGGTCCGAAGCTTTCCCTGGCCTTGGACGAGGCCCGCGAAGGCGATGAGGTGGTGGAGACGGGAGGCTTCACCCTGCTTGCGGAAAAGTCCCTGCTGGCCGTCTCCGGCGCCATCTCCATCGACATGACCGAGTACGGGTTCAGCGTCGAGTCCGAGATTCCCCTCGAAGGGGGAAGCTGTGGTTCAGGGAGCTGCGGCTCCAGCGGGTGTGGCTCCGGCGGCTGCGGCTGCTAG
- a CDS encoding TetR/AcrR family transcriptional regulator — protein MSTKDLILATAKDMISEVGFHKMTTANLARRADISEGTIYRHFESKEDILQHILDTFDQKYQTLAEQCRGRMEKDTLTLDDLLGSHFAFLEANAADIKIVLGTYSILELTKRSMGRFIERMRSLFEDFLARGIKNGTIRDVPLDHTGMIIANMFFGLMRIKLYWPDIADFSSEAVEFCRRSLVIAPETKP, from the coding sequence ATGAGCACCAAGGACCTGATCCTCGCCACCGCCAAAGACATGATCTCCGAGGTCGGCTTCCACAAGATGACCACGGCCAATCTTGCGCGCCGCGCCGACATCTCCGAAGGCACCATATACCGCCATTTCGAGAGCAAGGAGGACATCCTCCAGCACATTCTGGACACCTTTGACCAGAAGTACCAGACCCTGGCCGAGCAATGCCGTGGCCGCATGGAAAAGGACACGCTGACCCTGGATGACTTGCTGGGCAGCCACTTCGCTTTTCTGGAGGCCAACGCGGCGGACATCAAGATCGTGCTCGGCACCTACAGCATCCTGGAGCTCACCAAGCGCTCCATGGGCCGCTTCATCGAGCGGATGCGCAGCCTCTTCGAGGACTTTCTGGCCCGCGGCATCAAGAACGGAACCATTCGCGACGTTCCCTTGGACCACACGGGCATGATCATCGCCAACATGTTCTTCGGGCTCATGCGCATCAAGCTATACTGGCCTGATATAGCTGACTTTTCCAGCGAGGCCGTGGAATTCTGCCGCAGAAGCCTGGTCATCGCCCCGGAGACCAAGCCATGA
- a CDS encoding carbonic anhydrase, whose amino-acid sequence MKDIAKFLSGFKKFQRTYFCGDSELFKDLSHAQNPKVLVIACSDSRVDPALLTGCEPGDMFVVRNVANLVPPYETSPGRHGVSAALEYAVKVLEVEHVIVLGHSCCGGIHALMSPRKEELGEFIAPWVKIAEPALLEVGEKLSEKDEPLRQRACEQAAVLVSLENLLTFPWLWERVMQERVYLHGWYFDMQKGELLSYLPETGSFEPLVARCVAAPK is encoded by the coding sequence ATGAAAGACATCGCCAAGTTCCTCTCGGGGTTCAAGAAGTTTCAGCGCACCTATTTCTGCGGCGACAGCGAGCTGTTCAAGGACTTGAGCCATGCCCAGAATCCCAAGGTGCTGGTCATCGCCTGCTCGGACTCCAGGGTCGATCCGGCTTTGCTGACCGGCTGCGAGCCCGGCGACATGTTCGTCGTGCGCAACGTGGCCAACCTGGTGCCCCCGTACGAGACGTCGCCCGGCCGACACGGCGTGAGCGCCGCCCTGGAGTACGCGGTGAAGGTGCTGGAGGTGGAGCACGTCATCGTGCTTGGACATTCGTGCTGCGGCGGCATCCACGCCCTCATGTCCCCCCGGAAGGAGGAGCTCGGCGAATTCATCGCGCCGTGGGTCAAGATCGCCGAACCGGCTCTGCTTGAGGTGGGCGAGAAGCTTTCGGAGAAGGACGAGCCTTTGCGCCAACGCGCCTGCGAACAGGCGGCGGTGCTGGTGTCTTTGGAGAACCTGCTCACCTTCCCCTGGCTGTGGGAGCGGGTGATGCAGGAGCGCGTGTACCTGCACGGCTGGTATTTCGACATGCAGAAGGGCGAGCTGTTGAGCTACCTGCCGGAGACCGGCTCCTTCGAGCCGCTGGTCGCCCGGTGCGTGGCCGCTCCCAAATAG